The following are encoded together in the Trachemys scripta elegans isolate TJP31775 chromosome 7, CAS_Tse_1.0, whole genome shotgun sequence genome:
- the NEUROG3 gene encoding neurogenin-3, whose translation METDDSLCVGFPCRMSPKTDCSPGAQVNSEGEQYYGVSDDEGSASSLGTGSLPSSPNPSLTRRQAGGCPADEGPSPECPQKKQKARRGRTKAKSEVVLTKQKRNRRMKANDRERNRMHNLNSALDALRSVLPTFPDDAKLTKIETLRFAHNYIWALTETLRMADHSLLSVGQQELAREPFRQPPTTACLLELTSPGSISPCEWDSLYSPVSQTGSLSPTDSLEEGRSYQAADAPACLRHSPHAFPEFV comes from the coding sequence ATGGAAACTGACGATTCCCTGTGCGTTGGGTTTCCCTGCAGGATGTCTCCCAAGACCGATTGCTCTCCTGGTGCACAGGTGAACAGTGAGGGGGAGCAGTACTACGGTGTGTCCGACGATGAAGGCTCCGCTTCCTCCCTTGGCACTGGCAGCCTGCCTTCCTCTCCCAACCCTTCCCTGACTCggcggcaggcaggaggctgcCCTGCAGACGAGGGGCCCTCTCCGGAGTGCCCGCAGAAGAAACAGAAGGCCAGAAGGGGACGCACAAAAGCCAAAAGCGAAGTGGTGCTGACGAAGCAGAAGAGGAACCGCAGGATGAAAGCCAACGACAGGGAGAGGAACCGCATGCACAACCTCAACTCCGCCCTGGATGCTCTTCGCAGCGTCCTCCCCACCTTCCCCGACGACGCCAAGCTCACCAAGATTGAGACGCTTAGGTTTGCCCATAACTACATCTGGGCACTGACCGAAACCCTGCGGATGGCCGACCACAGCCTCCTGAGTGtggggcagcaggagctggcCAGGGAGCCTTTCCGGCAGCCCCCTACCACCGCCTGCCTGCTGGAGCTGACCAGTCCCGGCAGCATCTCTCCTTGTGAATGGGACTCGCTGTACTCTCCAGTCTCCCAgactggcagcctgagccccactgactCCCTGGAGGAAGGGCGCTCTTACCAGGCTGCGGACGCCCCGGCCTGCCTCAGGCACAGCCCTCATGCCTTCCCAGAGTTTGTCTGA